In Aquila chrysaetos chrysaetos chromosome 10, bAquChr1.4, whole genome shotgun sequence, the following proteins share a genomic window:
- the CFAP410 gene encoding cilia- and flagella-associated protein 410, with product MRLTRAAVLARAKAAALDGVRRLNCWGSRLTDISICRDLPNIEVITFSVNGISDLEPLNQCQNLSELYLRKNNIASLNELFYLKNLPRLRVLWLSENPCCGLDPHRYRMTVLRNLPSLQKLDNQAVTEEELSQALVDGEEITAPPARRNVENGCPESIESSAAESTTETESELLNFSLEETNKIREELGMKPVPRDKFSSFSPRETDCNRKRRNNVLNAILLLMKELDAESLEIVQQTVGRRLQALQKKELQEE from the exons aTGAGGCTGACGCGGGCGGCCGTGCTGGCTCGGGCCAAGGCCGCCGCGCTCGATGGTGTCCGCCGCCTCAACTGCTG GGGCAGCCGCCTGACGGAT ATATCGATATGCCGGGATTTGCCCAACATCGAGGTGATCACATTCAG TGTGAATGGCATCTCGGACCTCGAGCCCCTGAATCAGTGCCAGAATCTGAGTGAACTCTATCTGAGGAAGAACAACATTGCAAGCCTAAATGAGCTCTTCTACCTCAAAAACCTACCCCGGCTGAGAGTCCTGTGGCTGTCAGAAAATCCCTGTTGTGGGTTGGACCCCCACCGCTACCGAATGACAGTGCTGCGTAACCTACCCAGCCTGCAGAAGCTTGATAATCAAG CTGTGACAGAGGAAGAACTGTCCCAGGCCCTGGTTGATGGCGAGGAGATCACggccccaccagcgaggaggaACGTGGAGAATGGCTGCCCTGAGTCCATTGAATCCAGTGCTGCTGAATCCACAACAGAGACTGAGAGTGAACTGCTGAACTTCAGTCTGGAGGAGACAAA CAAAATTCGAGAGGAGCTTGGTATGAAGCCTGTTCCCAGGGAtaagttttcctccttttcaccTCGAGAGACAGACTGCAACCGAAAGAGGAGA AACAATGTCCTGAATGCCATCCTGCTTCTTATGAAGGAACTGGATGCGGAGAGTCTGGAGATCGTCCAGCAGACGGTGGGGAGGAGGCTCCAGGCCTTGCagaagaaggagctgcaagaggaGTGA